From the genome of Geobacter sp. SVR, one region includes:
- the tnpA gene encoding IS200/IS605 family transposase, with protein sequence MDDTQSLCHTKWDCKYHVVWIPKCRRKVLFGRIRKYLADLFHSLARQKECKIVEGHLQPDHIHILISIPPKYSVAQVIGFIKGKSAIHIARMYLGQKKNFAGMSFWARGYFVSTVGADEETIANYIRNQEDEDKRLDQLTFLPEE encoded by the coding sequence ATGGACGACACACAAAGTTTATGCCACACGAAATGGGATTGCAAGTATCACGTTGTATGGATTCCAAAATGTCGCCGCAAGGTGCTGTTTGGTCGAATCCGGAAATATCTTGCCGACTTGTTTCATAGTCTAGCCAGGCAGAAAGAGTGCAAGATAGTGGAAGGGCACCTTCAACCTGATCATATTCACATATTGATATCGATCCCACCAAAATACTCCGTTGCACAGGTGATCGGTTTCATCAAGGGCAAAAGTGCAATCCATATTGCGCGAATGTACCTTGGTCAGAAGAAGAACTTTGCTGGTATGAGCTTTTGGGCACGTGGCTACTTTGTATCCACTGTCGGTGCTGACGAGGAAACAATTGCCAACTACATCAGGAACCAGGAAGACGAAGACAAACGTCTGGATCAATTGACATTTTTGCCCGAAGAATGA